One stretch of Candidatus Hydrogenedentota bacterium DNA includes these proteins:
- a CDS encoding mandelate racemase/muconate lactonizing enzyme family protein, which yields MTPKPTDIRVIGAELYFLPIQTRVPLKFGNETLTHVTCARVRVLVETRNGTRAEGWGETPLSVQWVWPSAIAYEERHDALMRMCGSIAKAWAAYEEYGHPMTIGVAFQEGPLRELVREYNATHAHAMPWLAALVCCSAFDIAVHDAYGNALNLPVYATYNADFMNRSLGAFLEGDGPVSFTGRYPQDYFADVDAPCLPAWHLVGGKDPIDATELDGSEPNDGYPVLLQDWILRDGLTCLKVKLRGNDAAWDYARLTGVGKIAGECGAQWLSADFNCTVTDVSYVNEILDRLKSDAPRVFDMLLYVEQPFPYEIEEHRIDVHSVSLRKPLFMDESAHDWRLVRLGRELGWTGVALKTCKTQTGALLSLCWAKAHGMALMVQDLTNPMLAQIPHVLLAAHAGTIMGVETNAMQFYPDASAAEAKVHPGLYVRRDGRVDFSTVSGPGFGYRLDRIERELPAPAVAV from the coding sequence GTGACACCGAAACCGACGGATATCCGCGTTATAGGCGCGGAATTGTATTTTCTTCCCATCCAGACGCGCGTGCCGCTGAAGTTCGGCAACGAGACGTTGACGCACGTGACGTGTGCGCGGGTGCGCGTGCTCGTGGAAACGAGAAACGGCACGAGAGCGGAGGGTTGGGGTGAGACGCCACTGAGCGTGCAATGGGTGTGGCCGAGCGCGATTGCGTACGAGGAACGTCACGACGCGTTGATGCGGATGTGCGGTTCGATTGCGAAGGCGTGGGCCGCGTACGAGGAGTACGGTCACCCGATGACGATCGGGGTTGCGTTTCAGGAGGGGCCGCTCCGCGAACTCGTGCGCGAATACAACGCAACACACGCGCACGCCATGCCGTGGCTGGCCGCGCTGGTGTGTTGTTCCGCCTTCGATATCGCTGTTCACGACGCGTACGGCAACGCACTGAACCTGCCTGTATACGCGACGTACAACGCGGATTTCATGAATCGCAGTCTGGGCGCGTTTCTGGAAGGCGACGGGCCGGTGTCGTTTACGGGCCGGTATCCGCAGGACTACTTCGCGGATGTCGACGCGCCCTGTCTGCCAGCGTGGCACCTGGTCGGGGGAAAGGACCCGATCGATGCGACTGAGTTGGACGGGTCGGAGCCAAACGACGGGTATCCGGTATTGTTGCAGGACTGGATTCTGCGCGACGGGCTAACGTGTTTGAAAGTGAAATTGCGCGGCAATGACGCCGCGTGGGACTACGCGCGCCTGACCGGCGTCGGGAAGATCGCGGGCGAGTGCGGCGCGCAATGGTTGTCCGCGGACTTCAATTGCACGGTGACCGATGTGTCGTATGTGAACGAGATTCTCGATCGGTTGAAATCGGATGCGCCGCGCGTTTTCGACATGCTGCTGTATGTCGAGCAACCGTTTCCGTATGAAATCGAAGAGCACCGCATCGACGTGCACAGTGTGTCCCTGCGGAAGCCGCTGTTCATGGACGAATCGGCGCACGATTGGCGGCTGGTGCGGTTGGGGCGCGAATTGGGTTGGACGGGCGTTGCGTTGAAGACATGCAAGACGCAGACGGGCGCGCTGCTCAGTTTGTGCTGGGCAAAAGCGCACGGCATGGCGCTGATGGTGCAGGACCTGACGAACCCCATGCTTGCGCAGATACCCCACGTGCTGCTCGCCGCGCATGCCGGAACAATCATGGGCGTCGAGACCAACGCGATGCAGTTTTATCCCGACGCTTCGGCAGCGGAAGCGAAGGTGCATCCGGGCCTCTACGTGCGGCGTGACGGGCGTGTCGATTTTTCCACCGTGAGCGGCCCAGGTTTCGGATACCGACTTGACCGTATCGAACGGGAGTTGCCTGCGCCGGCGGTTGCGGTATAA